A region from the Beduinella massiliensis genome encodes:
- the trkA gene encoding Trk system potassium transporter TrkA: MRVVIVGDGKVGHTLAESLSREGHDVVIIDKSGTALSKSIDTLDVLCIKGNGANIPTLVEADAQHTDIIIAATASDETNMVCCLIAKHLGAQYAIARIRDPEYNNSLSLIKKELSIDLAVNPERTTALEISRLLRYPFASKVEIFARGRVEMVEFRAQAGDRVVGVPLYKLGSGATGLPQVLYCAIERFGEAVIPSGNTVIEPGDRVHVAADIPTITAFFRQLGKHELRIQNVMVLGGGRISFYLAKLIATLGMHVTIIEIDKHKAHQLAEQLPDADVIQGDGTDQELLVSEGIGDMDAFIALTDRDEENLLTGIYAQKMGVKKVVVKINRSNYTDIVSSMGIDSVVTPKQITCDTLLRYVRARANSRGTVIERMYRILEGRAEALEFIAAEGDPYIRVPLRDLSISRETLVAVIVRDGQIIVPFGDDYILGGDFVIIITKQQGVVDLRDVLKARGGKA, encoded by the coding sequence ATGCGGGTAGTGATTGTCGGCGACGGCAAGGTTGGCCATACGCTGGCGGAGTCTCTTTCCAGAGAAGGACATGACGTCGTCATCATTGATAAGAGCGGGACAGCGCTCAGCAAGAGCATCGATACGCTCGACGTCCTTTGCATCAAGGGAAACGGAGCGAACATCCCGACGCTGGTCGAGGCGGACGCTCAGCACACGGACATCATCATCGCGGCGACGGCGAGCGACGAAACGAATATGGTCTGCTGCCTCATCGCAAAGCATCTGGGCGCGCAGTACGCCATCGCGCGCATCCGCGACCCTGAGTACAACAACAGTCTTTCGCTCATCAAAAAAGAGCTGTCGATCGACCTCGCGGTCAACCCGGAGCGCACGACTGCGCTGGAGATCAGCCGCCTGCTGCGCTATCCCTTTGCCTCCAAGGTGGAGATTTTTGCGCGCGGACGCGTGGAGATGGTGGAATTTCGCGCGCAGGCTGGCGACCGCGTGGTCGGCGTGCCGCTTTACAAGCTGGGCAGCGGCGCAACCGGGCTGCCGCAGGTGCTCTACTGCGCCATCGAGCGCTTTGGAGAGGCAGTGATCCCAAGCGGCAATACCGTCATCGAGCCGGGAGATCGGGTGCACGTGGCAGCGGATATCCCGACCATCACCGCCTTTTTCCGTCAGCTGGGCAAGCACGAGCTGCGCATCCAGAACGTCATGGTGCTTGGCGGCGGGCGCATCAGCTTCTACCTCGCCAAGCTGATCGCCACCTTGGGCATGCACGTCACCATCATCGAGATCGACAAGCACAAGGCGCACCAGCTGGCCGAGCAGCTTCCGGACGCGGACGTCATTCAGGGCGACGGAACGGATCAGGAACTGCTCGTGTCGGAGGGCATCGGGGATATGGATGCCTTTATCGCGCTCACCGACCGGGACGAGGAGAACCTGCTGACCGGCATCTACGCGCAGAAGATGGGGGTCAAGAAGGTCGTCGTCAAGATCAACCGCTCCAACTATACGGATATCGTTTCCTCCATGGGGATCGACAGCGTCGTTACGCCCAAGCAGATCACCTGCGACACGCTGCTGCGCTATGTGCGCGCGCGCGCCAACAGCCGCGGGACGGTCATCGAGCGAATGTACCGTATTTTGGAAGGGCGGGCGGAAGCGCTGGAATTCATCGCCGCCGAGGGCGATCCCTACATCCGCGTGCCCCTGCGCGATCTGTCCATCAGCCGGGAGACGCTGGTCGCGGTCATCGTGCGCGACGGGCAGATCATCGTGCCGTTCGGCGACGATTACATCCTGGGCGGCGACTTCGTCATCATCATCACCAAGCAGCAGGGCGTCGTCGATCTGAGGGACGTGCTCAAGGCGCGCGGAGGTAAGGCGTGA
- a CDS encoding methylenetetrahydrofolate reductase: protein MQIASLFHPGRPVLSFEIFPPKGDLSLPRAQEVLQRLSPLSPDFVSVTCSAGGGGNSERTLDIAAEAQRSFGLTALAHQTCAGFTRDQVAQNIARLRASGVQNVLALRGDAANAGAPLAYVHASELILTLHDAGLCVGAACYPEGHIACDTLTGDLLHMKEKEDAGASFFISQLFFENDIFFRFLDSARAAGLRAPICAGVMPILSKSQISRMIFLCGASLPAAVVRLLNRYEADEASLRSAGIDMAAEQVLGLLSAGVDGVHLYTMNHPDIAERELAYLKGRGYVRA, encoded by the coding sequence ATGCAGATCGCTTCCCTTTTTCATCCGGGCCGTCCGGTCCTTTCCTTTGAAATTTTCCCGCCCAAAGGGGATCTGAGCCTCCCCCGCGCGCAGGAGGTTCTCCAGCGCCTTTCTCCCCTATCGCCCGATTTTGTGAGCGTCACCTGTTCCGCCGGAGGCGGCGGCAACAGCGAGCGAACCCTTGACATCGCTGCGGAGGCCCAGCGCTCCTTCGGGCTCACGGCGCTCGCGCACCAGACCTGCGCCGGGTTTACGCGGGATCAGGTCGCGCAAAACATCGCCCGCCTGCGCGCGTCCGGCGTTCAAAACGTGCTCGCGCTGCGGGGCGACGCTGCGAACGCGGGCGCTCCGCTCGCCTACGTGCACGCGAGCGAGCTCATCCTGACGCTGCACGACGCCGGGCTCTGCGTGGGCGCTGCCTGCTACCCCGAAGGACATATCGCCTGCGATACGCTCACCGGCGATCTTCTGCACATGAAGGAAAAGGAGGACGCGGGCGCTTCCTTCTTCATCAGCCAGCTTTTCTTTGAGAACGATATCTTCTTCCGCTTTCTCGACAGCGCGCGTGCCGCAGGCCTTCGCGCGCCCATCTGCGCGGGCGTCATGCCCATCCTGAGCAAGAGCCAGATTTCCCGCATGATCTTCCTGTGCGGCGCTTCTCTTCCCGCCGCGGTTGTCCGCCTGCTCAACCGTTACGAGGCAGACGAAGCTTCCCTCCGCAGCGCGGGCATCGACATGGCTGCGGAGCAGGTGCTGGGGCTTCTCTCGGCAGGCGTGGACGGCGTCCACCTTTACACCATGAACCATCCGGACATCGCAGAGCGCGAGCTCGCTTATCTGAAGGGGAGAGGCTATGTACGCGCCTGA
- a CDS encoding vitamin B12 dependent-methionine synthase activation domain-containing protein yields MYAPEIDRAEMLRYLGYDARQPDARTGQRIEAMLDRCKQEARPAWRYAIADLGILDGVPHLLPWGIPLPGKAITRHLAGAKKCAVLAVTLGLGAERALRTAQQRSIADALLLDAAMSACVEAAADACSREVAQEAARLGLRAGARFSPGYADLPLCCQQIFESLLDMQKQLGIHLTSGYLLLPQKSVTAFIGLFPDEPVIQESGCKTCALCPECAYRKNGPCPSGRIGLKEESDVSL; encoded by the coding sequence ATGTACGCGCCTGAAATCGACCGCGCGGAGATGCTGCGCTATCTTGGTTACGACGCTCGGCAGCCGGATGCCCGTACCGGGCAGCGCATCGAGGCGATGCTCGACCGCTGCAAGCAGGAGGCCCGTCCCGCCTGGCGCTATGCGATCGCGGATCTCGGCATTCTGGACGGCGTTCCGCATCTGCTTCCGTGGGGCATTCCGCTTCCCGGCAAGGCGATCACAAGGCACCTGGCCGGAGCAAAAAAGTGCGCAGTCCTCGCGGTGACGCTGGGCCTCGGCGCGGAACGCGCACTGCGCACCGCGCAGCAGCGGAGCATTGCCGACGCCCTTTTGCTAGACGCAGCGATGAGCGCCTGCGTGGAAGCCGCCGCCGACGCCTGCAGCCGCGAAGTCGCCCAGGAAGCCGCCCGCCTGGGGCTCAGGGCCGGCGCCCGTTTCAGCCCCGGGTATGCCGATCTGCCGCTTTGCTGCCAGCAGATTTTTGAAAGCCTGCTGGACATGCAAAAGCAGCTCGGCATTCACCTCACGTCCGGCTATCTGCTCCTGCCGCAAAAGAGCGTCACCGCATTCATAGGGCTGTTTCCGGACGAGCCGGTGATCCAGGAGTCCGGCTGCAAAACCTGTGCGCTCTGCCCCGAATGCGCCTATCGCAAAAATGGGCCCTGCCCTAGCGGTCGAATCGGCTTAAAGGAGGAATCCGATGTTTCACTTTGA